A stretch of the Rhinoderma darwinii isolate aRhiDar2 chromosome 3, aRhiDar2.hap1, whole genome shotgun sequence genome encodes the following:
- the LOC142751125 gene encoding parapinopsin-like, whose amino-acid sequence MYTNITIADLMENITAKPTIFPRSGYSILSFLMFLNAIFSIFNNLLVIVVTMKYPQLRNPINIFILNLSFSDLLMTLCGTTIVVSTTYHGYFYLGEKFCIFQGFAVNYFGIVSLWSLTMLAYERYNVVCEPVGALELSTQRGYQGLASIWLFCLVWAIAPLFGWSSYGLEGVQTSCSIGWEERSWSNYSYLITYFLTCFIIPVAIIGFSYGSILHSLHKLNRKIEDQGGKTNPEEELRVVVMVLFMVMAFFVCWLPYTVFALIVIIKPTLYIPPLAATLPAYFAKTSPVYNPIIYIFLNRQFRSCAVELLTCGHIDLSAPVEETISMAGPVESRTAAKPNQVAPDPE is encoded by the exons ATGTATACCAATATTACTATAGCTGACCTAATGGAAAACATCACAGCGAAGCCTACCATATTCCCCAGATCTGGATATAGCATTTTGTCATTTCTAATGTTTTTAAATGCTATATTTTCCATTTTTAACAATTTGCTAGTGATTGTAGTAACGATGAAATACCCACAACTTCGCAATCCTATCAATATTTTCATACTAAACCTATCCTTTTCGGACCTGTTGATGACTCTGTGTGGTACCACCATAGTAGTTAGCACCACTTACCATGGCTATTTCTACCTGGGTGAAAAATTCTGTATTTTCCAAGGATTTGCTGTCAACTATTTTG GAATTGTGTCCCTCTGGTCGTTGACGATGCTAGCATATGAGAGGTACAATGTGGTCTGCGAGCCAGTAGGGGCACTGGAACTCAGCACTCAGAGGGGTTACCAAGGCCTGGCATCCATCTGGCTGTTCTGTCTTGTTTGGGCCATAGCACCACTATTTGGCTGGAGTTCATATGGACTTGAAGGTGTTCAGACCTCTTGCTCAATTGGCTGGGAAGAGAGGTCCTGGAGTAACTACAGTTACCTGATTACCTACTTTCTGACATGCTTCATTATTCCTGTAGCAATAATTGGATTTTCATATGGAAGCATACTGCACTCATTGCATAAG CTGAACAGGAAAATAGAAGATCAAGGAGGAAAGACAAACCCAGAGGAAGAGCTGAGAGTAGTAGTGATGGTGCTTTTCATGGTGATGGCATTCTTTGTATGTTGGTTGCCATATACCGTGTTTGCTCTTATTGTGATCATTAAACCAACCCTCTACATTCCTCCTCTTGCTGCTACTCTTCCAGCATATTTCGCTAAGACAAGTCCTGTCTACAATCCAATCATCTACATCTTTCTAAACAGACAG TTCCGCAGTTGTGCTGTTGAGTTGTTGACTTGTGGTCACATTGACCTCTCTGCACCAGTAGAGGAAACCATATCTATGGCTGGACCAGTGGAAAGCCGAACCGCTGCAAAACCCAATCAAGTTGCACCAGACCCAGAATGA